From a region of the Sebastes umbrosus isolate fSebUmb1 chromosome 10, fSebUmb1.pri, whole genome shotgun sequence genome:
- the LOC119495881 gene encoding monocarboxylate transporter 9-like, with amino-acid sequence MAPSTDVLDGGWGWAIVVASFMAQLLAYGSPQSVGVLYPEWLHAFQESKGMTAWVGSLVAGVGLIASPVCSACVDNFGARPVTIFSGVMVAGGLMLSAFAPNVQFLIFSYGIVVGLGCGLVYAATLTITCQYFDKRRGLALGIVTTGTSVGAFIYASAQNELIVLYGLDGCLLIIGALALNLMACAGFMRPLNMPGYYLKQKAALERNTETQLFEKPPLDDLTITAGSTSTTPEKTLMVKELLITIDAKDVTVNTEKKKDSFLSGLAIMKVIKKKQQAYCKYMHGMHEIMQDQAMVAFCIAVFLFSLGAFPPVLFIEDVAQSQGLIEEVSVIPLVSIGAIASCVGKLALGVLVDIRWINGIYLYAFTMFAGGVSLLLIPLTKSYLGLQILSVVLGFFSGNWSLTSYITTNIVGLDRLTQAHGILMFFGGFGIMLGPPVVGWFFDYTQSYDLAFYFSGGCVELGAVILFLLNLPCWNKKHSENDRPDVHYTSNCEKVASVA; translated from the exons ATGGCTCCTTCTACTGACGTGCTGGACGGAGGCTGGGGATGGGCGATTGTCGTGGCCTCCTTCATGGCCCAGCTCCTGGCCTATGGGTCGCCCCAGTCGGTGGGCGTCCTCTACCCGGAGTGGCTGCACGCCTTCCAGGAGAGCAAAGGCATGACTGCCTGGGTGGGCTCGCTGGTGGCTGGAGTGGGACTAATAGCAA GTCCTGTCTGCAGTGCCTGTGTGGACAACTTTGGGGCTCGTCCCGTGACCATCTTCAGTGGCGTGATGGTGGCAGGCGGCCTGATGCTCAGTGCCTTTGCTCCCAATGTCCAGTTCCTCATCTTTTCCTATGGGATCGTGGTTG GCTTGGGTTGTGGTCTCGTCTACGCAGCCACATTGACAATCACCTGTCAATATTTTGACAAGAGACGCGGCCTTGCCCTCGGCATTGTCACCACAG GCACAAGCGTCGGAGCGTTCATCTACGCCTCCGCTCAAAACGAGCTGATCGTGTTGTACGGCCTGGACGGCTGCCTGCTAATCATTGGAGCCCTAGCGCTAAACCTCATGGCCTGCGCGGGCTTTATGAGGCCCCTTAACATGCCAGGGTACTACCTCAAGCAGAAGGCCGCCCTGGAGCGCAACACAGAGACGCAACTTTTCGAGAAGCCCCCGTTGGACGACCTGACGATCACGGCAGGTTCCACCTCGACCACTCCGGAGAAAACCCTGATGGTGAAGGAGCTGCTCATCACCATCGATGCCAAAGACGTGACCGTtaacacagagaagaagaaagacagcTTCCTGTCTGGGTTGGCCATCATGAAAGTCAtcaagaagaagcagcaggCTTACTGCAAGTACATGCACGGCATGCATGAGATCATGCAGGACCAAGCCATGGTGGCCTTCTGTATAGCTGTGTTCCTGTTCAGCCTGGGGGCGTTCCCTCCTGTGCTCTTTATAGAGGATGTGGCGCAGAGTCAAGGACTCATTGAAGAAGTTAGTGTCATTCCTCTGGTATCAATAGGGGCCATCGCCAGTTGCGTGGGTAAACTAGCGCTGGGTGTGCTGGTGGACATCAGGTGGATTAACGGCATCTATCTGTACGCCTTCACCATGTTTGCTGGAGGTGTGTCACTGTTGCTTATCCCTCTCACTAAGAGTTATCTGGGACTGCAGATCCTGTCTGTCGTCCTGGGTTTCTTCTCTGGAAACTGGTCTCTCACCTCCTACATCACCACTAACATTGTCGGCTTGGACAGACTGACACAAGCCCACGGCATCCTCATGTTCTTCGGGGGATTTGGGATCATGCTTGGACCCCCTGTTGTCG GGTGGTTCTTTGACTATACGCAGTCGTATGACTTGGCGTTCTACTTCAGCGGGGGCTGCGTAGAGCTGGGAGCGGTCATTCTCTTTCTGCTCAACCTTCCCTGCTGGAACAAGAAGCACTCGGAGAACGACAGACCAGACGTCCATTACACCAGCAACTGTGAGAAAGTTGCCTCCGTAGCCTGA